GTGCAGGTCGTGGACGTCCCGCACCTCCGCCACGCTCCGTATAACCGCGCGTATCTCCTGCGTGTCCAGGTGCGCGGGCGCCGCCTCCAGGAACACCGGCAGGCTCTCCCGCAGGATGCTCCACGCGCCGATGATAATAAGCACGCCCACCAGGATGCTGAGCAGCGGGTCAATCACGTAGAACCCGCTGATTGAGATGACGATGCCTCCGACCACCACGGCCACGGACGCCAGGGCGTCCCCCACCACGTTCAGGAAGGCGCTGCGGATGGTCAGGTTCCGGCCCTGGTAGGGCCGCAGGATGACCATCACCGCCACATTGGCCGCCAGGCCGACCAGGGCGACGGCCAGCATGATTTGCCCCTGGACCTGCGGAGGCGACTGGAGTCGGAGATAGGCGTGGTAAAAGATATAGACGGAGACCCCGATCAGCAGCAGGGCGTTGACCACGGCGACAAGCAGGCTGACGCGGTGGTAGCCATAGGTCATGCGCGGCGTGGGGTCTCGCCGCTCCTGGGCCAGGCCAAACCATGTCAACCCCAGGGCGATCAGGTCGGTCAGGACGTGGCCTGCGTCACTCAACAGGGCCAGGCTGTTGGACGCTATCCCGCCTACCACCTCAACAACCAGGATAACCGCCGTCAGCGCCATCGCCAGGCGCATCCTCCCGGCGGGAGGCGCGGCGCTCAGCGGCTCCAGGGCAGGGTGGGAAATGTCGGAAAAGGGGGCGGGTCTGCGCGACATGGCGCGGTGACTAGGGCTTCCCCGGGGCGGCGAGGCGCTTGTGCTCTTTCTGCATGCACCGGTCCATGACCACATCCAGGCCCGCCCGGCGCGCCGTGGCCGCCGCCTGCTGGTTGACGATGCCCTCCTGCATCCACACGACTCTCGCCTTCACCATAACGGCCTCGTCCACAATCGGGGGCACGTCCTCGGAACGGCGGAAGATGTCCACCACGTCCACGGGCACGGGAACATCAGCGAGACTGGGATAGCTCTTTTCCCCCAGGACCTCTGTCGCCTGCGGGTTCACCGGGATGATGCGGTAGCCATGTTCCTGCAGATAGCGGGCCACTTCGTAACTGGGCCGGTCAGGGCGCGGCGAAAGCCCCACAACAGCCACGGTCTTGCTTGACTTCAGGATTTCCTCGATAGTCCGCATGGCGTCCCCCTCGCGCTTTTCTTGCATTCATTGTAGCCCAATAGCGCACGGCGCGGCAGGAAAACGTCCTTGGCACCTATCCGGACTCCTGGTGTCACCCCGAGCGAAGAGAGGGGTCTTCTTCGCACAGTCACAGGATCGGGGGAGATTCCTCGCTCCGCTCGGAATGACAGGTACCCTTTGCCGCTCATGCGACGAGTTATCGGATAGGCTCTTAGACGTCGCGCTCCTGGCGAGACGACGACTCCCGCTTGCCGCCCGACGTGGCCGCCGGCCTGCCGTACGCGCCACGCCATGCGCTCCAGCGCACTCGCAGAACGTCGCGCGCCATGCCCAGGGCGTGGCGCAGCGGACTGACCTTGCTCTCCGCCCGGTACCGCCACTCGATGGGCACCTCCACGACCCGCAAGCCCGCGCGCCGCGCCAGGAATAGCACCTCCACGTCAAAGGCGAATCCCGGGAGGCGCTGCAGCGGAAAGAGGGACTGCGCGGCCTCCGCCCGGAAGCACTTGAAGCCACACTGCGTGTCCTGAATGCCCGGGACCGCCGCCATCCGCACAAAGAGGTTGAAAACGCGCCCCGCCAGGTGCCGCGACAGCGGTTCGCCGATGCGCCGGGCGCCGGACGCCTCCCGCGAGCCGATGGCGATGTCGTAGTCCGTCAGGCGCGGCGGCAGGAACTTGCCCAGCTCTTGGATGGGCATGGACAGGTCGGCGTCGCAGAGGAAGCGGTGCTCACCCGTGGCGGCCAGCATGCCCGTCTTGACCGCGTGCCCCTTCCCCCTGTGGGGCGCCCGCAGCAGCCTGACATGGGGATGCTCCCGGGCGCACTGCTCCACCACGCCCGCCGTCCCGTCGAGGCTGCCGTCGTCCACCACCAGCGTCTCGCTGGAGTAGGGCTGGCGCTCCAGATACTGCGCCACGTCGAGGAGCGTCGCTCCGATGCGGCGCTCCTCGTTGTAGGCAGGGATGACCACGCTCAGGAACATGGCCTAGCGCCGGAGGGGCCGGCGACGCAGCCTTTCCGCACGAGCGCATAGCGAAACTTGACAGACCCTAGCGAAATGTGCTATGATGTAAGTGTCCCTTCAAAAAACGAGGGGACGAACGGTCGAGTAAGCGAAGCCTCTGGCATAGCCGAAAGGCCTTTTTTGTTGCCTCGGAAACACATCGCTACTCGGTCGTTTCGGTCTCCG
This portion of the Dehalococcoidia bacterium genome encodes:
- a CDS encoding cation diffusion facilitator family transporter — encoded protein: MRLAMALTAVILVVEVVGGIASNSLALLSDAGHVLTDLIALGLTWFGLAQERRDPTPRMTYGYHRVSLLVAVVNALLLIGVSVYIFYHAYLRLQSPPQVQGQIMLAVALVGLAANVAVMVILRPYQGRNLTIRSAFLNVVGDALASVAVVVGGIVISISGFYVIDPLLSILVGVLIIIGAWSILRESLPVFLEAAPAHLDTQEIRAVIRSVAEVRDVHDLHVWSIAPGMSALSAHVLVDDCPISHVVRVRTDILEMLRRRFHIEHATIQFECAGCGPDVLVCVVPRGGGPRG
- a CDS encoding CoA-binding protein; amino-acid sequence: MRTIEEILKSSKTVAVVGLSPRPDRPSYEVARYLQEHGYRIIPVNPQATEVLGEKSYPSLADVPVPVDVVDIFRRSEDVPPIVDEAVMVKARVVWMQEGIVNQQAAATARRAGLDVVMDRCMQKEHKRLAAPGKP
- a CDS encoding glycosyltransferase family 2 protein is translated as MFLSVVIPAYNEERRIGATLLDVAQYLERQPYSSETLVVDDGSLDGTAGVVEQCAREHPHVRLLRAPHRGKGHAVKTGMLAATGEHRFLCDADLSMPIQELGKFLPPRLTDYDIAIGSREASGARRIGEPLSRHLAGRVFNLFVRMAAVPGIQDTQCGFKCFRAEAAQSLFPLQRLPGFAFDVEVLFLARRAGLRVVEVPIEWRYRAESKVSPLRHALGMARDVLRVRWSAWRGAYGRPAATSGGKRESSSRQERDV